The Artemia franciscana chromosome 13, ASM3288406v1, whole genome shotgun sequence genomic sequence GGTTACATCTTGTGCCTCAATATCTTCACCAAAAATAGGAGGAGGTCCTCGTTTTGGCTTTATCCATGGCTCCTCCCAGCCTTTCccctcttttttcattttttttaatttgatcagTCAGCGTACTTCTTGGAACTTCAAATAATTTAGCGACCTCCCTGATTGACTTACGATTTATAAAATGATCCGTTATCGCTTGCTGGACTTGTTCTTCATGATATTTTCGATCACGGGTTGGGCCCTTCTTTCGGTAGATTCTACGGACTGGTCCTTCTGCTCCATTATTGGTTGTATCTATTGTATTGCAAATATCATCTGTTTCAATTTCTGTGATCGAAGTATTATcgctaatgaaaaaataaatattaaaaattataattaaattaataattttacgCCTGACACTCGGCTATACAAGGCTAACCCATGAATTTGCTTCAGTGAGGATTAAATTAGGTTatctggtaattttttttttttagtttaaaggaGCATACATTAGCCTAATATGAGTATGGTTGACAACCCCAAAgatttctcaagaccagaatataggCTAAGTCTAGCTCGAATTTTACTGGAAACAAAATAGGATAGCCTATAggctatttaaatgttttaacttttaatgggcACACAAACCCGTCTATTTTAATCTCTTCAATTGGACTAGGCctaaattttttcacttttgttcTTGACACAGCATCGTTAATTCACGTGTAATTACAGGTAAACAAGCGTCTAAAGTCTAGTTGGGCCCATCTGCAATGAGTCTCAGGCAACGCGATTGATTCAATTCATAAATTGCTCTTTTTGAGGTagtgaaaaaattcagaattctCTCTTTTGTCAAGGTCGCCCTACCCCCATGTGTCGATTCCCTAACATGTACTGTCAGGTCGTTATTTCGTTTAAAAAGTTGCCCATAAGCCTTTCCCCTGGTATCccatcttttcaaaatttatgacCTATCCCAAAGTGCTTCTGGTTCAATCAAATTCCCACGAATCAAATGAATTTCGTTAGTCAAAATTCTGTTGTCAAGCATTGCATCGGAAGTCGAACTTCTATTTCACGCAATGAATGTTAAAGAGTGGAAATTTAAAGCCCTCGTCGGACTCTTTAAACAATCAGTTCAAAATTGATAGTTAGAGattaaagaactaaaaattctttgatcttgattaaatatttttgaaaacttatctGTTAAAATCATAGCAAATCTTTGGCGATTTAGGCGATCCCGATGGCAGATGAAGCTTGGGACCTCAGCAGCGGAACAAGTGAAGGCCTAGGACAGTTCCGCTGCGACATGTCACAGTAAGTTATTCCTAGGCTATGATAGACATAGGCCGAGGTTATCCTTGGTTAGCATAAGACTATAGACATTGTAGGGGTAAGGCCTATGATGCAAAGAGAGCCAGGTTTTCGTGGCTCGAAAACGTCAATTACTGTCgtttattttaggattttaaGGCCAAACCAACCATTGGTGCCCGGAGATGTCAGCCTATCATTGATGGAGGGGGGAGCCTAGACAATCAACCCCAAGACAGAAACACAGACTGGTAGCCTACCTAGGCCTAGGGTATTAGATTAGTGCAAAATATAGCCTAGGTAGGCTATAAGTTTATGAATTGAATCAATCGCGTTGCCTGAAACTCATTGCAGATGGGCCCAACTAGACTTTAGACGCTTGTTTTCCTGTAATTATACGTGAATTAATGATACTGTGTCAAGAACAATAGTGAAAAAATTTAGGCCTAGATCGATTGAAGTGATTAAATTAGACGGGTTTGtgtacccattaaaagttaaaacatttaaatagccTATAGGCTATCCTATTTTGTTTCCAGTAAAATTTAAGCTAGACCTAGcctatattctggtcttgagaaatcTTTGGGGTTGTCAACCATACTCATATTAGGCTAATTTATGCTCctttaaagtattaaaaaaaattaccagatAACCTAATTTAATCCTCACTGAAGCAAATTCATGGGTTAGCCTTGTGTAGCCGAGTGTCTGGcgtaaaattattaatttatttagaatttttaatatttattttttcattagcgATAATACTTCGATCACAGAAATTGAAACAGATGATATTTGCAATACAATAGATACAACCAATAATGGAGCAACAGGACCAGTCCGTAGAATCTACCGAAAGAAGGGCACAAACCGTGAACGAAAATATCATGAAGAACAAGTCCAGCAAGCGATAAGGGATCATTTTATAAATCTTAAGTCAGTCAGGGAGGTCGCTAAATTATATGAAGTTCCAAGAAGTACGCTGActgatcaaattaaaaaaatgaaaaaagagggGAAAGGCTGGGAGGAGCCATGGATAAAGCCAAAACTAGGACCTCCTCCTATTTTTGGTGAAGATATTGAGGCACAAGCTGTAACCTGGGTGAAGGACTGCCAAAAAGTCGGGTTTCCATTTACAAAGGAGCAATTACGAAGCACTTTGGGACAGGTAGAGAAAGAAAAGGGTTTGTctcataaattttcaaaagatggGATACCAGGGGAAAGGTTCATGggcaactttttaaaacgaaacaATGACCTGACAGTACGTATTGCGGAACCGACACATGGGGGCAGGGCGACCTTGACAAAAGAGAgaattctcaattttttcactaCTCAAAAAGAGCAACTTCTGACAGACGAAAAACTTACTGAGAATGACTTTACAAATCCTGCCTTATGGTTTAACTGCGATGAGACACTGATTAGGTACGATCCACCTTTGCCTGTTTTAGCACAGAGGggatctaaaaatgtttttaaaaattgtgtTAATGAGAAGGATGGGTTAACCGTGTTGGCCTGTGTTAATCCTAAAGGTGAGTATCCCCCCCACTGGTTGTGTACAAGGGTACTAGGATAAACAAAAATTTCCTCGAAACAGTTCCACAAGATGTAAAGGCATTCCATAGCGAATCAGGATGGATGACGCaggatgtatttttcaaatggaTGCAAGAAGTATTTTACCCATGGCTAGCCGCAAAGGGttatgaaaaagttgttttaataATGGATGGCCACACGAGTCATATACCCTTGAAGGTATCTGAATTTgctaaggaaaaaaatattacgctATTGTGTATATTACCGAATGCCACTCACCTTTTGGAGCCCTTAGACGTAGGTATATTCAAACCCCTTAAAAATAATTGGAAGAAGCACGCAGACCTCTGGACAAAAGGACACGTGGATGAAAAAGGCAATAGGATAGAAATTATCAATAGTCGTCCTCCAAAAGTGGTCAAGAAGATGTCTTTTTGTCAGCATCTTCCATATATCTTTAGAAAAACAATGACCCCAGAGATATGTGAAAATGGGTTTAGGAAAAGTGGGATTTTCCCATGGAATTCCCTTAACGTAGATTTTAGTAAGTTAGCTGACCTTAGGTCTAATCAGGATGTACCTAGGCCTACAGAGAGTGTAATTTTACCAGAATATGCTGGAATAGACCTACAAAACACAACAAACGACAGCCAGGGTTTAACAAATAACTCTATAATTATAGGCCAACCACTTCCacgaaccaaaatcaaaataatcaaagatCATTTAGAGAGAAGCATTGAGCAATGTACATTACGGGATTTTGTCTCTAATGACGGACCAATTTGGACAGGTGCCACAGAAATGACTGGTCTATATGAGTATTGGAGGTATGTGGAAAATGAGTATCAAGTCAGAAGTACGAGCAACCTCAATGAAACTCTGTCTTCAACACCTTTGTCGTCGATACCACGCGCAGATTTTAACCTGCCACACTTGCCGGAAGGGCCGCTAGCCCCAATAGCTGTACCGGTAATTGATGTCGACGAAACCACCTCATCATCCAATGAGACATTTGACAGAGGGATGTCTCCTGCTCATATCAATGAGGCACTTCAAGAGAGTCCTCCAATCTCACCCAATAGAAACACCTTGTGCAAACTTCTTACCTTCGAGTGAAACCCCGTGACCAATTCGTGACCAATTTCTTAGTGGAATCACATTACCTTCGTGTTCTTCTGATATAGCGTCAGAATTTCATTTCCCTATGTTGAGTAATGAAACTGAGAACGTGCGTGTCATAGAATCTGAGAGAATAAAACAAAGTCGAGCAGTAGAAAGTCCTAAGAAGAAAGTCGAAGATATGAGCATGCAAGCCACTGTGGATAAACTAACCGAGAGAATAAGAACCcccacaaaacatttttttaatgttccaGTAGCAAATCAGCCAAAAATCCTCTTTTCTTCGAGTGAAACCCCTTCCATTCGGGAGAAATGTTTTACTAAAATCTCATTACCTTCGTGTTCTTCTGATATAGCGTCAGAATTTCATTTCCCTTCGGATATCCAAACGAGTAGGCCTATGTTTAGTGAAAATGAGAACGTGTGTGTCATAGAAACAGAGAGAATAGAACAAAGTCGAGCAGTAGAAAGTCCTAGGAAGAAAGCCGAAGATCTGAGTGTAAGAGCCAGTGTCGATAACCCAACCGAGAGAATAAGACTTACCCCCaccaaacatttttttagtGTTCCAGTAGCAAATCAAACAAAAAGGAGGAATACCATATCTGTCTATCCATGTTCTGTCATATCTTCAGAGATGACGATTTCCTGGCTTAAGGATAGGGAGAGAGGAAAAAAACGTAAAGACAATTGGGTATGTGTGAAATGTCGTGGGTCATGGAAGGAGGAGCACAACAGATCCGATGGTGATTATTGGGTGGAATGCTCTCAAGATGACTGTAACTCAAAGATGCACAGATTTTGTATTACTCACAAACTCGCTCGTCAATCAGGTAAAGTAGATCTAGACAGGTacctaaaaaacaaacagacaactttTTACTGTGACCATTGTCTGGACAACAGGCCAATAGATTAGTCCTGAAACATATTTTTACTAAACTGAGGTTTTGCTGTGCGAAgaatttcattaaattaaaagaaatacagGGCTAAAGTCTAGTCTATTTCAAACATTAAATTGGGTAGCCTAGTGCGTTATgttgaaatactaaaaatcaTTTGGTTGTATATATTGTCGTTTATTTTAATCTATAGCGAGcgtaaatatcttttttgtcctaaaataatttgttaatcCTACATGAGTGAAACATTCacaaatacaatatatataaatataatgcaaaataaaaaatataagcaaaatacatacatttaattacgctctttggacTAAAGAATATTAAGTAAAGTGTGATGTAGTAAGCGATTAAATTGGAATGCTGAAAAAATATAGGCTACAGCGATAAAAAAGTCAATAGTCCCAGTAATTTGGGAAATCCAACCATAAAGAATTTAAGAGTGGATTTTTCTACGAAGGCCTACGACAGAAATCTTTACATTTTGTTTCAGTCTTAGCGAAATTtgccattttattttgttttagttacgTCTGAATAAAGGTTTAATTTAGCAATTTGTCCTTATTGGTTTAATTAAATACgatgaaactttatttttggtaataattcttattggcttattttttattttttttttttttggctaacaGTGGACCCAAAAAGATTTTGACGAAGACACTTTTGACTCTAGATTCAAGAAAACAGACGAAAAAATTTGACATATACTTTGACCAAATGACTGACGTGGTCCGCACAAGTTGGGTGCATTGCACCCAAGTCCTTTATCTGTGGCAGCTGGGGTGGAAGTCATCGAAGCAACAGCCTGTCGTGTTCAGAGGTTAAGAAACACCTACCTGTTCGAGAGCCCGACGTTAGAAATGAAACTATAAGCCGTGTGTCTTAATATGGGCTCTAGTCCTAGtgatatagtttcttttcatCCTCTTTTTTATACAGTTCAACCAAACTTTTATCAAACGCTAAGTGATATGGTAGCTAAACTTCGAGCTTTAGATGTACATGAAGATAAAATGATAAGAGAAGGGAAGCATTTCGTTGATAAGAAAGAATTTTTGATTGGTGAAGATTGGATCACTGCTGACAAACTGTCGATGATGCTTGTTGAGAAATTAAATGACTTTCATAGAGCACAATTTGTTAAAACTATTGAACGGTTGACAAATCACAATTACGGATatttggaaaaggattatattaaCGGCTTTAGCCGTTTTGTTGCGTCGCAATCTGAAGCTCTCGAAGCCCCAGATCTTATGTATAAAAGTGAGGGAAGACCCTTCATGACCTCAGATGGTAAGCTTTCATTCTTATATCATTATCTTTTTACCAGATAATATTGAGAGATATAGAGGAGGCTGTTATTTACTTGACAGTTCACCACTGTTTTGACATTTAGATATTTAGCTCTTTATGATTCAGCCTGTTCATCAGAAAATTCgcttttagaaataatttttatttcctaaAGCAATGCAcatttaataattatatttagcAACAGTGGTAGAAGTGTTCAAAAAGCTCTGAAGCTTGTTTACCTGCTCTGCTGGCAAAGTTGCCAGatcacacgaaaaaaaaaaatctgtaactGCTTATACTAAAAAATTACCGCGGCACTGAGCTGTCTGAGACCAACACAACCGCGCTCGCTCTTCTGCTCTTCTAAGTCTTTATATCCCTCCAACAAGTCCTGGTTTCCTCAAAATCCTTTCTTGCGACCTCTTCCCACTTcatttggggatttttttttgtcgcgtGGCGCTGGATGGTTTGCCGAAAAGGACGACCTTTAgcaattaataatatttatctATAGTGCAagtaaaattatttgtaatattaTTTTGGATGGTTATCTATAGTGCTGGTAATCCTCAAAATTACCTGATATCTCTACTTTTTGGTACTTACTATCTTCATATTCTGATTTCAGGGTTGCCAACCACTGTGTGTGTATTCAGGCAGTGGTGGTATTGAATCTCAAAAGACcctgaaacttttacattgcaGTGCCTACTATCTATAGATTCTTATTGCAGGGTTTACTGAAagcctaaaaatattctaaatgtCTAAAAGTATGCTAATATTGAGTTGTTACGAACTTTGTCTAATGAATACGAACTATTCATTAAACAAGGTTATAGCTATTAACCATCTTGTGTTGCATTaactaatatttattatttattttatactaatatttattttacactAGCATTTAAtactaatattatatttattatgatatcattatatttattattttatatttactatTAGTAACTATTAGTTTTGTTGGTTTATCAAACACTTTTCCTGAACAAAATGTATCTAAAGTTAATAATGAATCTAAAACAGAGAATCAATCAGTACTGCAAATCCCTTTTTATactactttatttatttttttttcttgcagtgACAAGGACTTTTGATAAATTGTGTGTTCTATCTGTTGCTATTcccctttctttttcttcctgaTTCAGGAATGTTTTCCTTTCAGtctttttctatggttttcTGAATATTGGAATATTAGGAATATTGAAATAAGTATTAGATACAGCTGAAAAAAGTGATGTTTGAATTACTCTAAACTTGAGGTTTCACTTCCACTTTAATCCTATACTGATCTCCCTTTTTCATATCATTTCCTCTAAATTCTTCCCCCTtcagttttaaatgtttttcatttttctttcctttctgCTTTCCTTTCTAATTCAGGAATTTCTTTCAGGTCGACGAAAGTCGTGCTGGTCCAAAGCAACTGTAGTTGGAAATGGGGTAGGAAAATATGTCATAAATGGAGTGGATTTTCGAGATATGTTTCCAAGACAGCAAGATCGAAAGCAGGTAAGTCACATTCAAAGACCTTAAATACACAGAGAGAAAATAACCCAGCAATTTCCTTGCAAACTTGAAGAGGAATTGGAAGCAAAATTGATTATGGAGATTCATTGTGCTCACTATGCCTAGTCTCTATTATCTGATTTTTGTTGCTTCTCACGGTGAAAACAGCCAGTGGGATGTAGCAGAATTtttcaaagttctagtaccctttccaagattagaaagtgtttggagggcaaccagccttccttttgtgttttttttttgttagaatttTCGTAACTCACCCACAATAACCATCTGAATAACCCAAATAAGATTTTGACagagccatttttttttcagaatagttgaaTATATCCTTTTAATATGTCCCCCGAGATGTAACGGCGTCTAAAGCCTCTCGGGAAGGCACCTTAAATAATTCAAACTGCCAAGTGTGTAAAGGTAGGTTTTATAGTGACAAAAGAGGATCATGCTTGTTTTTGGGTGTCTGATTGGCTTGGAACTCTTAGGGATCGTTCTCTAGGCAATGAGAGTTACACATTTTGATGGGGAAGAGGGAAGGTGCTTCAGGGCAAAGAAACTCTCTTAAATGGGCTAATCTTTGTCCCTGATCATTCTGAAACTTACAGTTGTAAACCCTTGAGCAAACAGGAACGTGCAAATAACATTCTGACAAAACTGTTATtgtgaaagaaattttttaa encodes the following:
- the LOC136034683 gene encoding small ribosomal subunit protein uS9m-like; this encodes MGSSPSDIVSFHPLFYTVQPNFYQTLSDMVAKLRALDVHEDKMIREGKHFVDKKEFLIGEDWITADKLSMMLVEKLNDFHRAQFVKTIERLTNHNYGYLEKDYINGFSRFVASQSEALEAPDLMYKSEGRPFMTSDGRRKSCWSKATVVGNGVGKYVINGVDFRDMFPRQQDRKQASSGIEKYQTESTNELQNSTEVRQIENDGSVVESTPENSPTETITVERIETVQEPDDITMDNIQYIG